One segment of Paenibacillus rhizovicinus DNA contains the following:
- a CDS encoding rhodanese-like domain-containing protein — MERWNQIQPDIFWKMLHEEGLDPALIIDVREQEEWDYYHLNGSTLLPLSSFQETWEQVPMDRPVYIICAHGVRSQAVCRYLNEKGYGSLANVVGGMAAVSHFDGFQYD, encoded by the coding sequence ATGGAACGATGGAATCAGATACAACCGGATATATTTTGGAAAATGCTGCACGAGGAAGGACTCGATCCGGCTCTAATCATAGATGTGCGCGAGCAAGAAGAATGGGATTACTATCATCTTAATGGAAGTACGCTATTGCCGCTTTCGTCATTCCAAGAGACATGGGAACAGGTTCCCATGGACCGACCGGTCTACATCATCTGCGCGCATGGCGTCCGCAGTCAGGCGGTTTGCCGGTATTTAAATGAAAAAGGATACGGCAGCCTGGCCAACGTAGTCGGCGGAATGGCGGCGGTATCCCATTTCGATGGTTTCCAATATGACTAA
- the serA gene encoding phosphoglycerate dehydrogenase, with protein sequence MFKVLVSDPISDLGIQKLVDAEDVAVDKKPGLSEDELVAIIGEYDALLVRSQTRVTARIMDAGKSLKVVGRAGVGVDNIDLEAATQRGIIVINAPDGNTITTCEHTFAMMMAVARHIPQAYLKTVGGEWDRKSFLGVELRGKVLGVMGMGRIGSEVAKRAKAFGMEIWGYDPFLTEERAEKMGVRLSSVDDIVRNADFMTVHTPLTPETRHMISRPQFEVMKKGMRIVNCARGGIIDELALVEAADQGIVAGAAFDVFEVEPPAADHPFLKHPKIIVTPHLGASTVEAQENVAIDVSEQVLNILRDKPFMNAVNMPPIPANVLNILQPYFSLGEKLGSFVSQLTEGAIEEISVSYAGDLAEVDTQPLTRYIVRGVLSHHLGAEQVNVVNSMHLAKERLVNIVVNNQHAARDFTNSITVVLRSKVATRQVTGTMLTGYGPRIVQIDRFTVDVAPEGNLILISHNDKPGIIGSVGTLLGNSGVNIAAMQVGRELQGGAAIMVLTVDKAVSKEVITELVKLSEINKAKEITL encoded by the coding sequence ATGTTTAAAGTATTGGTCTCAGATCCAATCAGCGATTTAGGCATTCAGAAGCTCGTGGATGCGGAGGACGTCGCAGTCGACAAAAAGCCAGGTCTTAGCGAGGACGAGCTCGTTGCTATTATCGGTGAATACGATGCACTGCTCGTTCGCAGCCAAACCCGCGTCACCGCCCGCATCATGGATGCAGGCAAATCGCTGAAAGTCGTTGGACGCGCAGGTGTCGGCGTCGATAACATTGATTTGGAAGCAGCCACCCAACGCGGCATTATCGTCATTAATGCGCCGGACGGCAACACGATCACGACTTGCGAGCATACCTTTGCCATGATGATGGCCGTTGCTCGTCACATTCCGCAAGCGTACTTGAAAACAGTCGGCGGCGAATGGGATCGCAAATCGTTCCTTGGCGTCGAGCTGCGCGGCAAAGTGCTTGGCGTAATGGGCATGGGCCGTATCGGCAGTGAAGTGGCGAAGCGCGCAAAAGCGTTCGGCATGGAAATTTGGGGCTATGACCCATTCCTGACGGAAGAACGCGCCGAGAAGATGGGCGTTCGCCTGTCCAGCGTCGACGACATCGTACGCAACGCGGACTTCATGACTGTTCATACGCCTTTGACGCCTGAAACGCGCCATATGATTTCCCGTCCTCAATTCGAAGTGATGAAGAAAGGCATGCGAATCGTCAACTGCGCACGCGGCGGCATCATCGATGAGCTTGCCCTTGTGGAAGCAGCCGATCAAGGCATCGTTGCCGGCGCAGCGTTCGACGTATTCGAAGTCGAGCCTCCCGCAGCGGATCACCCTTTCCTGAAGCATCCGAAAATCATCGTTACTCCGCATCTTGGCGCATCCACGGTAGAAGCGCAAGAGAACGTAGCGATCGACGTTTCCGAGCAAGTGTTGAACATTCTTCGCGATAAACCATTTATGAACGCAGTGAACATGCCTCCGATTCCGGCAAACGTACTGAACATCCTGCAACCGTACTTCTCGCTCGGCGAGAAGCTCGGAAGCTTCGTATCGCAGCTGACGGAAGGCGCGATCGAAGAAATCTCGGTCAGCTATGCCGGCGATTTGGCTGAAGTCGATACGCAGCCGCTCACGCGTTATATCGTTCGCGGCGTGCTTTCCCACCACTTGGGCGCGGAACAAGTCAACGTTGTCAACTCGATGCACCTGGCCAAAGAACGTCTGGTCAACATCGTCGTGAACAATCAGCATGCAGCCCGCGACTTTACGAATTCCATTACGGTCGTGCTTCGTTCCAAAGTAGCGACACGCCAAGTAACGGGTACAATGCTGACAGGATACGGTCCGCGTATCGTTCAGATCGATCGTTTCACTGTCGACGTCGCGCCGGAAGGCAATCTGATCCTGATCTCGCACAACGACAAGCCGGGCATCATCGGCAGCGTCGGCACACTGCTTGGCAACAGCGGCGTCAACATCGCCGCCATGCAAGTTGGACGCGAGCTTCAAGGCGGAGCAGCTATCATGGTATTGACTGTGGATAAGGCGGTATCCAAAGAAGTAATCACCGAACTGGTGAAACTGTCCGAAATCAACAAAGCCAAAGAAATTACGCTTTAA
- a CDS encoding IS1182 family transposase (programmed frameshift), translated as MLRSNKEKQQNYELVSIEDLVPADHMLRKIDKYIDFTFIDEKVRHLYSQDNGRPAIDPLVLFKMIFLGYFYGIRSERQLEREVQTNLAYRWFLGLGLTDRVPDHTTISWNRRTRFKGTSVFQDIFDEIVLQAISHRMVGGRMLVSDSTHVKANANKHKYTKEQVQQNTRDYLDELNSAVESDRKAQGKKPLKPREEVNEDKEVKVSTTDPDSGYMFREGKPEGFFYLDHRTVDAKHNLITDVFVTAGNVHDSVPYLSRLDRQRNRFGFAVEAVALDSGYMTTPICKGLEDRNIFGVIAHRRFQPTQGLIPKWKFTYDAERNVYVCPQQQELPYRTTDREGYRHYASNPKQCASCPMLEKCTRSHNKRKIVTRHIWEDSKEKVRLNRLSKSGKKLYRKRKETIERSFADAKQLHGFRYCRLRGLHNVMEQALMTAAVQNMKKIALQLEKRASEG; from the exons GTGCTACGATCGAACAAAGAAAAACAGCAGAATTACGAATTGGTTTCCATAGAAGATTTGGTACCTGCGGATCACATGCTTCGCAAGATCGATAAATACATTGACTTCACCTTTATCGACGAGAAGGTTCGCCATCTCTATTCGCAAGACAATGGGCGTCCAGCTATCGATCCCCTTGTTCTCTTCAAGATGATCTTCTTAGGCTATTTCTACGGCATTCGTTCCGAACGTCAACTGGAACGCGAGGTCCAAACGAACTTGGCTTATCGCTGGTTTCTAGGATTGGGACTCACCGATCGTGTTCCGGACCACACCACGATCAGCTGGAATCGTCGTACGCGTTTCAAAGGTACCTCGGTTTTCCAGGACATCTTCGATGAGATTGTGCTGCAAGCCATCTCGCATCGGATGGTTGGCGGTCGTATGCTCGTTTCCGATTCCACGCACGTAAAAGCCAATGCGAATAAACACAAATACACCAAAGAGCAGGTTCAGCAAAACACGCGTGATTATCTGGACGAGTTAAATTCCGCGGTCGAATCTGACCGAAAAGCGCAAGGAAAAAAGC CTCTAAAACCACGAGAGGAGGTGAATGAAGACAAGGAAGTGAAGGTCAGTACAACCGACCCGGACAGCGGTTATATGTTTCGAGAAGGCAAGCCGGAAGGCTTCTTCTATCTGGACCACCGCACCGTCGATGCGAAACACAACCTCATTACCGATGTCTTCGTCACCGCAGGCAATGTGCATGATTCCGTGCCGTATCTCTCACGCTTGGACCGCCAACGTAACCGATTTGGTTTTGCCGTAGAAGCTGTCGCACTTGATTCTGGTTATATGACAACGCCGATTTGCAAGGGACTTGAAGACCGTAACATTTTCGGCGTCATTGCGCACCGAAGATTTCAACCAACACAGGGTCTGATTCCAAAGTGGAAGTTTACCTATGATGCAGAGCGAAACGTTTACGTATGCCCACAGCAGCAAGAGCTGCCCTACCGAACCACGGACCGTGAAGGTTACCGGCACTATGCTTCAAACCCGAAACAGTGCGCATCCTGCCCGATGCTGGAGAAGTGCACACGATCCCACAACAAGCGAAAGATTGTGACCCGGCATATCTGGGAGGACAGCAAGGAGAAAGTACGTTTGAATCGCCTGAGCAAGTCGGGGAAAAAGTTGTACCGAAAACGAAAAGAAACAATTGAGCGAAGCTTCGCGGATGCTAAACAGCTCCACGGGTTTCGCTATTGCCGTTTGCGGGGGTTACATAACGTGATGGAACAAGCGTTGATGACCGCCGCCGTACAGAACATGAAGAAGATTGCCCTCCAACTAGAGAAGAGGGCTTCGGAGGGGTAA
- a CDS encoding HAMP domain-containing sensor histidine kinase, whose protein sequence is MVIWRSVVGKLWLTIIALVAAVLLILGMFLLQYIDIAFSSNSHAVKVLFVYTAIIGFLLSTFFAFFLSTKITQPLLQMKKAADLISQGEYRTRVPIRSTDEIGDLANTFNNMASELETLIRDLNHEKEHLASVHRSMADAVVTFDTSGQVILANPHGQQLIDRWMELEWTEESRVRTQVPGPMFDLYRKVLREGRDLTDKVHVQSGVWSVVMAPLKSNDSVRGAVAVMRNVTEESKLEKLRRDFVANVSHEIRTPLSMLQGYSEALLDDIAASPEERKELAQVIYEESLRMGRLVKDLLDLARMEAGHMEMNLEPMDLTMLLKRVHRKFQGLAKEQNIQLDIELASDPLMIAEADEDRLEQVLTNLLGNAIRHTPQEARIAICARQTVVDQKAFVEIKVRDEGEGIPGEDLPYIFERFYKADKARKRGASSGGTGLGLAIVKNIIESHHGQIRAESTVGVGTVFTVLLPVNPVH, encoded by the coding sequence GTGGTTATTTGGCGCAGCGTAGTCGGCAAGCTTTGGCTCACCATCATTGCACTCGTGGCGGCCGTGCTGCTCATTCTAGGCATGTTCCTGCTGCAATATATAGATATCGCGTTTAGTTCGAACTCCCATGCGGTCAAGGTGCTTTTCGTCTACACGGCTATTATCGGGTTTCTGCTCTCGACGTTCTTCGCGTTCTTCCTGTCCACCAAAATCACGCAGCCGCTGCTGCAGATGAAGAAAGCGGCGGATTTGATTTCGCAAGGGGAGTACCGCACGCGCGTGCCGATTCGATCCACCGACGAGATTGGCGATCTTGCGAATACGTTCAATAACATGGCCTCCGAGCTGGAGACGCTCATTCGCGACTTGAATCACGAGAAAGAGCATCTAGCCAGCGTGCATCGCAGCATGGCGGATGCCGTGGTCACCTTCGACACGTCCGGCCAAGTCATTCTGGCCAATCCGCACGGCCAGCAGCTCATCGATCGTTGGATGGAGCTGGAGTGGACGGAGGAGTCCCGCGTACGGACGCAGGTACCGGGTCCCATGTTCGACCTCTATCGTAAAGTGCTTCGGGAAGGCCGCGATCTGACGGACAAGGTGCATGTGCAAAGCGGCGTCTGGTCGGTTGTCATGGCACCGCTCAAATCCAACGATTCGGTTCGCGGTGCGGTCGCCGTTATGCGCAACGTAACGGAGGAGTCGAAGCTGGAGAAGCTTCGCCGGGATTTCGTTGCGAACGTATCGCATGAGATACGTACGCCGTTATCTATGCTGCAGGGCTACAGTGAAGCGCTGCTGGACGATATCGCGGCTTCGCCGGAAGAACGCAAGGAGCTCGCTCAAGTCATCTACGAAGAATCGCTTCGGATGGGACGCTTGGTGAAAGATTTGCTGGACCTTGCACGGATGGAAGCCGGACATATGGAAATGAACTTGGAGCCGATGGATTTGACGATGCTGCTGAAACGCGTGCATCGCAAGTTCCAAGGGTTAGCGAAGGAACAGAATATCCAATTGGATATCGAGCTGGCTTCCGATCCGCTCATGATTGCTGAGGCAGACGAAGACCGCTTGGAGCAAGTGTTAACGAACCTGCTAGGCAACGCGATCCGTCATACGCCGCAGGAAGCGCGCATTGCGATTTGCGCGCGTCAAACGGTTGTCGACCAGAAGGCTTTCGTGGAGATTAAAGTCAGGGATGAAGGCGAAGGGATTCCGGGCGAAGATCTTCCGTACATCTTCGAACGGTTTTACAAGGCCGATAAAGCACGTAAGCGCGGCGCTTCATCGGGCGGCACCGGGCTTGGTCTAGCGATCGTGAAGAACATCATCGAGTCGCATCACGGCCAAATTCGCGCCGAAAGCACGGTTGGCGTAGGTACGGTCTTCACGGTGCTTCTGCCGGTCAATCCGGTTCACTAA
- a CDS encoding response regulator transcription factor, giving the protein MSEELHRILVVDDEERIRRLLKMYLEKEGYLIEEAEDGETALRMATVGEFDLILLDVMLPGIDGIEVCTRLRQVKATPVIMLTAKGEEMNRVQGFEVGADDYVVKPFSPREVIYRVKAILRRSSATAFLTKEALTSNNIVFPHLIIEHDAHRVMAGGQEVSLTPKEYELLHYLAISPDKVFSREELLKDVWNYEFFGDLRTVDTHVKRLREKLNKVSPEAAMMITTVWGVGYKLEVSK; this is encoded by the coding sequence ATGTCTGAAGAATTACACCGCATTCTTGTCGTCGATGACGAAGAACGGATCCGCAGACTGCTTAAAATGTACCTGGAGAAGGAAGGCTACCTCATCGAGGAGGCGGAAGACGGCGAAACCGCGCTGCGGATGGCGACGGTCGGCGAGTTCGATTTGATTCTGCTCGACGTGATGCTGCCTGGTATCGACGGCATTGAAGTCTGCACGCGCCTGCGGCAAGTCAAAGCGACGCCAGTCATCATGCTTACCGCTAAAGGCGAGGAAATGAACCGGGTGCAGGGCTTCGAAGTGGGCGCCGACGATTACGTCGTGAAACCGTTCAGCCCTCGCGAAGTCATCTACCGGGTCAAAGCGATTCTTCGCCGTTCCTCTGCGACGGCTTTCTTGACCAAGGAAGCGCTGACGAGCAACAACATCGTATTCCCGCATCTCATTATCGAGCACGACGCGCATCGCGTCATGGCAGGCGGACAGGAAGTGAGCCTGACGCCGAAAGAATACGAGCTGCTGCACTACTTGGCGATTTCGCCGGATAAAGTTTTCTCGCGCGAAGAATTGCTGAAAGACGTCTGGAATTATGAATTCTTCGGAGACCTTCGCACGGTAGATACGCATGTGAAGCGACTGCGCGAGAAGTTGAACAAGGTTTCCCCGGAAGCGGCGATGATGATTACGACGGTATGGGGCGTCGGCTATAAGCTCGAGGTGTCCAAATAA
- the ccsA gene encoding cytochrome c biogenesis protein CcsA — protein MSLLDFSSDAFIVAFFLYCFGFFFYGVSALGKKWSKRSPEEHIKRWGRVAYIVSVLGFLAHLTFFFTRWAGGGHIPTSNMYEFMSFLAMAIMAAFLVVNAIYRKPLLGLFTLPLVVIIVAYAAVFPQEVQPLIPALQSYWLKIHVTTAASGEAFFAVGFAAGLMYLLRTVDFTKKDAKSRREQRWVEFTLYVIIVIIAFISTVFAFRGAGYEASFKQETVTIDSSGVENSTINTVEYSLPPIFKPYNSQVISMDSFIGIDKPLFETPHWMKGVDAARKLNTITWSIINGSILYGILVLLLRKRIGAAIHPLMDGIDADDIDEISYRAIAIGYPIFMLGALIFAMIWAYIAWSRFWGWDPKEVWALITWLYYTAYLHFRLSRGWHGSKSAWLAVIGFVVVMFTLIGVNLVLVGLHSYAGV, from the coding sequence GTGAGTTTGCTTGATTTTAGCAGCGACGCGTTTATTGTCGCATTCTTTCTTTACTGCTTCGGATTTTTCTTTTACGGCGTATCCGCGCTCGGTAAAAAGTGGAGCAAGCGCAGTCCGGAGGAGCATATCAAACGGTGGGGGCGAGTCGCGTACATCGTTTCCGTGCTTGGGTTCCTCGCGCATCTGACGTTCTTCTTCACCCGCTGGGCAGGCGGAGGGCATATCCCGACGAGCAACATGTACGAATTCATGTCATTCCTCGCCATGGCGATAATGGCAGCCTTCCTCGTCGTCAATGCGATTTACCGCAAACCGCTGCTCGGGCTGTTCACGCTTCCCCTCGTGGTAATCATTGTCGCGTACGCGGCCGTGTTCCCGCAGGAAGTGCAGCCGCTCATTCCGGCTTTGCAGTCCTACTGGCTGAAGATTCACGTGACGACGGCCGCGTCGGGCGAAGCGTTCTTCGCCGTCGGTTTCGCAGCCGGATTGATGTACCTGCTTCGTACGGTCGACTTCACGAAGAAGGATGCGAAATCAAGACGCGAGCAGCGTTGGGTCGAGTTTACGCTGTACGTCATCATTGTCATCATTGCATTCATCAGTACGGTCTTCGCATTCCGCGGAGCGGGCTACGAAGCCAGCTTTAAACAGGAAACCGTCACGATCGACAGCAGCGGCGTAGAGAATTCTACGATCAATACGGTCGAGTATTCGCTGCCGCCGATCTTTAAACCGTACAACAGCCAGGTTATTTCGATGGATTCGTTCATCGGGATCGACAAGCCGCTGTTCGAGACGCCGCATTGGATGAAGGGCGTCGATGCGGCGCGCAAGCTAAATACGATTACGTGGTCGATCATTAACGGTTCTATCCTGTATGGTATTCTAGTGCTCCTGCTGCGCAAACGAATCGGCGCTGCGATCCATCCGCTCATGGACGGCATCGACGCGGACGATATCGATGAAATCAGCTATCGTGCCATCGCGATCGGCTATCCGATCTTTATGCTCGGCGCTTTGATATTCGCCATGATTTGGGCCTATATCGCCTGGTCGCGTTTCTGGGGCTGGGATCCGAAAGAGGTATGGGCGCTCATTACTTGGCTGTACTATACGGCTTATCTGCATTTCCGTTTGTCGCGCGGCTGGCATGGTTCCAAGTCCGCATGGCTTGCGGTCATCGGTTTCGTCGTCGTTATGTTTACGCTGATCGGGGTCAATCTCGTCCTCGTCGGCTTGCACTCGTACGCGGGTGTTTAA
- the resB gene encoding cytochrome c biogenesis protein ResB: MSAFENTKCACGHQNPTGTVLCENCGYPMDPEEESSEAPLEMRYDGIARRSQKVNPSPIDRVWNFFSSVKIAVRLIIITLIAAMIGTVFTQENAFISFDPSTYYEDRYGWIGKWYYKLGFSNTYESWWFIGLLVMIATSLVICSLDRVLPLYRALNKQQIRKHEQFLTRQKTVYAGEIEGAEEAWIDNMAKQLKRRHYKVHVEGSALLAEKYRFTRWGPYINHIGLIIFLLAVLLRTLPGWSIDNYVTVSEGQTVKVPETSYYIKNEKFTINYYTDAELPKELKGTERAKLYETRAVLYTCSADCDDPSKTPKLTEVTRHNIIVNDPLSYKGIKAYQFGYDDTAKLKAVNPVLIDKKTGKTYGPFELDMRNPKLNYTLGPYTLDLRQSYMDFALNSEGQPTTKSREPNAPAFVFVLKGPGLPDNGEPYMYFPKQNDKQRFSQDVINANIADRFELKVPSMTGVEFAPVETSLNIRYDRAMPYIWVGAGISLFGLLLGSYFHHRRIWLRLDDRRVTLGAHTNKNNYGMRAEVASALSGIGIVVEPKSLDNGRNKS, from the coding sequence TTGTCAGCTTTTGAAAATACGAAATGCGCCTGCGGCCATCAGAATCCGACAGGCACGGTTCTGTGCGAGAACTGCGGCTATCCGATGGATCCGGAGGAAGAGAGCAGCGAGGCTCCGCTGGAAATGCGTTACGACGGTATCGCGCGCCGGTCGCAGAAGGTCAATCCTTCGCCGATCGACCGGGTATGGAACTTCTTCTCATCCGTCAAGATCGCCGTCCGGCTGATCATTATCACGCTGATCGCGGCGATGATCGGCACGGTCTTTACGCAAGAGAACGCTTTTATCTCTTTCGATCCCAGCACGTATTACGAAGACCGGTACGGCTGGATCGGCAAATGGTATTATAAGCTCGGTTTCTCCAACACGTACGAATCCTGGTGGTTCATCGGTCTGCTCGTCATGATCGCCACCTCGCTCGTCATTTGCAGCCTGGATCGCGTTCTGCCGCTTTATCGGGCGCTGAACAAGCAGCAAATCCGCAAGCACGAACAGTTTCTGACCCGTCAGAAAACCGTGTATGCAGGCGAGATCGAAGGCGCAGAAGAAGCCTGGATCGATAACATGGCGAAGCAGCTGAAGCGCAGGCATTACAAGGTTCACGTCGAAGGCAGCGCGCTGCTGGCCGAGAAGTATCGGTTCACCCGCTGGGGCCCGTACATCAATCACATCGGCCTTATCATTTTCCTGCTCGCGGTGCTGCTGCGCACGCTGCCCGGCTGGTCGATCGATAACTATGTGACCGTCTCTGAAGGGCAAACGGTCAAAGTTCCGGAGACGTCGTATTACATCAAGAACGAGAAGTTCACGATCAATTACTACACGGATGCCGAGCTGCCGAAGGAATTGAAAGGTACGGAGAGGGCGAAGCTTTACGAAACTCGCGCCGTGCTCTACACCTGTTCCGCCGATTGCGACGATCCGTCGAAGACGCCGAAGCTGACCGAAGTGACGCGTCATAACATTATCGTGAATGATCCGTTGTCGTATAAAGGCATCAAAGCGTACCAGTTCGGATACGACGACACGGCGAAGCTGAAAGCGGTCAATCCCGTCCTGATCGATAAGAAGACGGGGAAGACGTATGGTCCTTTCGAGCTTGACATGCGTAATCCGAAGCTGAACTACACGCTTGGGCCGTACACCTTGGATCTGCGCCAATCCTATATGGATTTTGCGCTGAATTCGGAAGGCCAGCCGACGACGAAGTCGCGCGAGCCGAATGCGCCTGCGTTCGTATTCGTGCTGAAGGGGCCGGGATTGCCGGACAACGGCGAACCGTACATGTACTTCCCGAAGCAGAACGACAAGCAGCGTTTCAGCCAAGATGTCATCAATGCCAATATCGCGGATCGATTCGAATTGAAGGTTCCGTCGATGACAGGCGTGGAGTTCGCGCCAGTGGAAACTTCGCTTAACATCCGTTACGATCGGGCGATGCCTTATATTTGGGTCGGGGCGGGCATTTCCCTATTCGGGCTCCTGCTGGGCTCCTACTTCCATCATCGCCGGATTTGGCTGCGCCTTGACGATCGCCGCGTGACGCTCGGCGCACATACGAACAAGAATAATTACGGCATGCGTGCCGAGGTCGCGTCCGCCTTGAGCGGAATAGGCATCGTCGTAGAGCCAAAGTCGCTCGATAACGGGAGGAACAAATCGTGA
- a CDS encoding redoxin family protein, with product MKSNRRLIQVLIFLGVLVLGGYAIGNSLFADGNGLPSKGSKPPSFALLDMDGKTHRLEDYKGKALVINFWGTFCPGCVTETPDLEEQYKKHGDKPFEIVGINLSEDHLAISNFIKQYGVSYTMLQDNNRQVEQAYGLRSYPTTFFVKPDGTISDVFIGPMGKEDMDARITKLLAS from the coding sequence ATGAAATCAAACCGCAGACTCATTCAAGTGCTGATCTTCCTCGGCGTTCTCGTTCTCGGCGGTTACGCCATCGGCAACTCGCTGTTTGCCGACGGCAACGGTCTTCCGAGCAAGGGCTCGAAGCCGCCTTCTTTCGCGCTTCTCGACATGGATGGCAAGACGCATCGTCTCGAGGACTATAAAGGCAAGGCGCTCGTCATTAATTTCTGGGGCACGTTTTGCCCGGGCTGCGTGACGGAAACGCCGGATTTGGAAGAACAGTACAAGAAGCATGGGGACAAGCCGTTTGAAATCGTCGGAATTAATCTGAGTGAGGATCATTTGGCGATCAGCAATTTTATCAAGCAATATGGCGTCAGTTACACGATGCTGCAGGACAACAATCGCCAAGTCGAGCAAGCGTATGGACTTAGGTCGTATCCTACCACCTTCTTTGTGAAGCCAGACGGTACGATTTCGGACGTCTTTATCGGGCCGATGGGGAAAGAAGACATGGACGCGCGTATTACGAAGCTGCTGGCGTCCTAG
- a CDS encoding pseudouridine synthase has translation MERLQKILAQAGVASRRKCEELILSGKVQVNEETVTTLGAKADPAVDVITVDGRRIKSESKLYLMLHKPKGVITSASDPQGRKIVSDYLPGIKERVYPVGRLDYDTEGLLLLTNDGEFANLLTHPSHHVPKTYWATVKGVPHGSALERLKQGILLEDGMTAPAEVEYHDVDTEKNQSTITITIYEGRNRQVRRMFDAISHPVVLLRRIRFGDLGLHGLARGKFRHLTPKEIQELRSAAVKTHKIQK, from the coding sequence TTGGAACGTTTACAGAAAATTTTAGCGCAGGCCGGCGTAGCATCGCGCCGCAAATGCGAAGAGCTCATTTTATCCGGGAAGGTACAGGTCAACGAAGAAACCGTCACGACCCTGGGAGCCAAAGCCGATCCGGCAGTGGATGTCATCACGGTTGACGGACGCAGAATCAAGAGCGAAAGCAAACTGTACTTGATGTTACATAAACCGAAAGGCGTCATTACGAGCGCGAGCGACCCGCAGGGACGCAAGATCGTCTCCGATTACTTGCCGGGCATCAAGGAACGGGTGTATCCCGTCGGCCGGCTGGACTACGATACGGAAGGGCTGCTGCTGCTGACCAACGACGGCGAGTTCGCCAACCTGCTTACGCATCCGAGCCATCACGTGCCGAAGACGTACTGGGCAACGGTTAAGGGCGTGCCGCACGGCTCGGCGCTGGAGCGCTTGAAACAGGGCATTCTGCTTGAGGACGGAATGACGGCCCCTGCCGAGGTGGAATACCACGATGTCGATACGGAGAAAAATCAGTCCACGATCACGATTACGATCTATGAGGGCCGCAACCGGCAAGTCCGCAGGATGTTCGACGCCATCAGTCATCCCGTCGTCCTGCTGCGAAGAATTCGCTTCGGCGATTTGGGCCTGCACGGACTGGCACGCGGGAAGTTCCGCCACTTAACGCCGAAAGAGATTCAAGAGCTTCGGTCGGCGGCTGTCAAGACACATAAAATTCAAAAATAA
- a CDS encoding spore maturation protein — MYEWVTSISAWLIPFMIVFIPLYAAFKKVPVYETFIDGAKEGFGTAINIIPHLVGMMVAISMFRASGAMDMLASLIRPLFDSLGIPSEVLPLGLLRPLTGAGSLAFTTELIKTYGPDSMIGRISSTIQGSTDTTLYVLTVYFGAVGIRKSKYALKVGLFSDLVGFFAAIIICLFVFGS; from the coding sequence TTGTATGAGTGGGTAACGTCCATATCCGCTTGGCTCATTCCGTTCATGATCGTATTCATACCGCTGTATGCCGCTTTTAAGAAGGTTCCCGTATATGAAACGTTCATCGACGGCGCCAAGGAAGGCTTCGGCACTGCGATTAACATCATTCCGCATCTCGTCGGGATGATGGTGGCCATCAGCATGTTCCGAGCATCCGGAGCGATGGATATGCTGGCTAGTCTGATTCGCCCGTTGTTCGACAGTTTGGGCATTCCTAGCGAAGTATTGCCGCTTGGGCTGCTGCGGCCGCTGACGGGAGCGGGGTCGCTCGCGTTCACGACGGAGCTGATCAAGACTTACGGACCGGATTCCATGATCGGACGCATCTCTTCCACGATTCAAGGAAGCACGGATACGACGTTATATGTCCTGACGGTTTACTTCGGCGCCGTCGGCATCCGCAAGAGCAAGTACGCTTTGAAGGTGGGCCTGTTTTCCGACCTTGTCGGTTTTTTTGCAGCCATTATCATTTGTTTATTCGTCTTCGGCTCTTAA